One window of the Paraburkholderia sp. PGU19 genome contains the following:
- the rbfA gene encoding 30S ribosome-binding factor RbfA, whose amino-acid sequence MPKKRTSPNRNVQIADQIQRDLSDLIREVKDPRIGIVTFQSVELTPDYAHAKVYFTTLTGDPHQTQDALNHAAGHLHNLLFKRLHIHTVPTLHFHYDKTIERAVEMSRLIDEANASRAKDD is encoded by the coding sequence ATGCCTAAGAAACGTACTTCTCCCAATCGCAATGTGCAGATCGCCGATCAGATTCAACGCGATCTGTCCGACCTGATCCGCGAGGTCAAAGACCCGCGTATCGGTATCGTCACGTTTCAGAGCGTCGAACTGACGCCTGACTATGCCCACGCGAAGGTCTATTTCACGACGCTGACGGGAGACCCGCATCAGACGCAGGACGCGCTCAATCACGCGGCGGGCCATTTGCACAACCTGCTGTTCAAGCGCCTGCATATCCACACGGTGCCGACGCTGCATTTCCACTACGACAAGACGATCGAGCGGGCGGTTGAGATGTCGCGCCTGATCGACGAAGCGAATGCTTCGCGCGCGAAAGACGACTGA